Within Legionella birminghamensis, the genomic segment CGGGCGCGCCATTTCCCAGTAAAAATCACAAAAAAAACAATCACTCCGTAAACCAATAAAAACAACAAATATCCTTGGCCCGGAAGGGTTCGAACCGAAGAGGTTCGACAAAATGCGAAGCGAAGAGCGCAAAGCGCGGCGAAGCATTTTGGACGCGCTTTTGCGCGCCCCGAAGGGGTGAGGAAGGAACGCAGTGACTGACGAATCAATCCTTCTCGCCTCCGGCACTATTCTGGCTGTGAACACAAGCACCCAGCTTTCCAGAAAATTCAGTTTTAGCTTCATCATCCCATGGATGTTGCGGACAAGCTGCAACCATATCATTACCCATAAGTAAGGAAATTGTTGTTGTATTAAAATTTCCTTACATGAGATAATAGAGCCTTTTAACGGCAGTATAATCCATGGAATGGGTAGAAGATGAGCTTGGTTGTGTGAATATAGGTGATGAGCGTTTAAATAGACGAGCAAAGACTTTATTAAAGAGATTGGGAGCTAATCCCAGCGCAAGTATCCCTGAAAGCTGTAAAGGTTGGCAGGAAACAGAGGCAGCTTATCGTTTTTTTGAGAATGATTTGGTTACCTCAAAAAAAATTATTAAACCCCATAGGCAGGCGACGCTTAATCGAATTAAAGGGCATCCGGTGGTCTTATTGCTTCAAGACACTACTACGCTGAATTATAGTGGCCAAAAAGAACGAGAAGACCTTGGTCCTCTCCAACAAGACAATGTACGGGGTATATTTCTTCATCCGACGCTTGCGGTAACGCCTAATCGTGATTGTTTAGGGATAATTGACTATGAACAATGGTCCCGAAAGCCATTGGCGCATCGAAGCGCCAAAGAGCGAAAAGCGGAGCGGTGCTCCAAAGCAATCAAAGATAAGGAAAGTTATCGTTGGGTTAGGGGATATAAAAAAGCTTCTTGCCTTGCGAAGTTTATGCCCGATACTCAATTTATTTATATAGCTGATAGAGAAGGCGATATTTATGATATTTATCATGAAGCGAATACTGCTTTTGCAAAAGGCTCTGCAGACTGGGTAATCCGGGCCACATTCGACCGCGCTATTTTAGATGAGAATCACCCTAAAAAAAGCACTAAATTAAAAGCCAATGTAAAAGCCTCTACAGGTGTTGGGCAAGTAACGTTTACAACCTCTTCATTTGGGAGTAGAAAAAAACGAGAAGTGACCCAAACTATTTATGCAAAAGAGGTGACTTTGCGCCCACCTCGAGAAAAAGCAAAAGAAGGTTTTACTCCGGTACAACTCACTGCAATTATTGCTACAGAAACAAATCCTCCACCTGGTGAGAAAGCAATCGAATGGACTCTTTTAACAAGTATCCCTATCCCTAATTTAGAAGCTGCCTTAAAAGTAATTCATTGGTACTTGTGTCGCTGGCAGATAGAAATCTTTTTTAAAATATTGAAAAGTGGATGTACTATTGAAAAATTACAATTAAGTAATAAACAACGATTTGACCCTTGTCTTGCTCTCTATCTCATTGTCGCTTGGCGTATTCTATTCATGACCATGATTGGGCGGGCTTCACCTTCCTTAAGCAGCGAGTGCTTATTTGAAACAATAGAATGGCAAACAGCCTACATTATGATTTATGAAAAACCTCCCCCGCATGAACCACCTACCCTCAAAGAGATGCTGGGAATAATTGCTCAATTGGGTGGTTTCCTCGGACGAAAACATGATAGGGAGCCCGGTCCTGCGGTAATCTGGAAAGGCCTACGAAAGCTTTATAATTGTATTAATGCGCGTGAAGTATTTACACGCGCTTTTGGCCATACTTATGGGTAATGATATGGCTGCAACACGTAGGCGAGTAATGGTGTCCGGAAGGGTTCGAACCGAAAGAGGTTCGACAAAATGCGAAGCGAAGAGCGCAAAGCGCGGCGAAGCATTTTGGACGCGCTTTTGCGCGCCCCGAAGGGGTGAGGAAGGAACGCAGTGACTGACGAATCAATCCTTCTCGCCTCTGGCACAATCTGGCTGCGAACACTATACCCTGCTTTACCAAGAAATCGATCTGCCCCCTCTCCCGTGCAAGGAGTTTAATAGTATCTGATGATGTCTTTCGCGGGGAGAGGGAAATGGACAAATCTACGCTAAGGCAACGTGCTTGCGATTTACGGAAAAACAGCACCCCTGCCGAGAGACATCTTTGGTATTATCTTCGAGCTAATCGGCTCGGATTTAAATTCAAGAGACAAGTACCAATAGGCGTATATATCGTTGATTTTGTCCTTGAAAAACGACTAATTATCGAGCTTGATGGTGGTCAACACATGAGCAATCATATTTATGATAGGAAGCGCACGGATTGGCTAATGGCACATGGGTTCAAGGTCTTGCGCTTTTGGAATCACGATGTATTTCAGCAAAATACAATCTGTCCTTGAAGATATCATGTCTGCGTTAGTTTAGTTACATACCCTCTCCCCAACCCTCATCCCGCGAAAAATATCATCATTCTACTCAAACTCCCTTGCGCGGGAGAGGGGGAAAATCTGATTTCATTGACAAGCTCAATGCCAGCACAACATTTGGCAGGAGCATCCTGCTGGGTTGGAAAGAACGCAACGAATCAATCCTTCTTGACTTAATGTATCTAGAGAATATTACAGACCCACTTCTCTTGAGTGTTAGACTCTCCAGTTACAGCCAGCTCAGCAGTTAATTTTTCATTTTTTAACTCCTGCCGCTTGGCAACTGCAATAGCATTCAAAAAAGTATTTAGAGAATCCACATCTTTTTCCGTGTAGGAAGGTAATTGATCAAAATGCATATGCTGTTTATAAATTGTTTCACGAAACATTGTTAGCGTAGATAGCTGTTTTACCGCTAATCGCTCTATGCCGCACTCGGATAGAAATCTCCACACCATCCGAAGAAACTGTTGCTGAGCACTGTCAGGAGTTATAGGATTGCCCTGGAATGATGAACTTAACTGATCAAAAGTCAGAGCAAGTTTGTAAGGTTCCAGGGTATAAAAACTGAACGTGCAGGAAGGCTTTTCAGCCAAATTAATCGAGTTGCTATTTATGCTATGAATTGAGATTTTAACGGGCCTATTATTGTCAAATTCAAGAGAAAATTCATAACCCCTCTCATTACCAGCTAAAATGATCTTAGAGCTGATCTGAGCTTGCATCCAGACATAGATCACTAGACGCTTTTCTTGCAGTATCTGTAGGTGAAGTTGCGTCTCAAGATCACAATTGTTTTGCACTTCTGATTGAACAAGAGCGCTTTCATAAACAGGAAATTCAATACGAGGCATATTTCATCAACAAGAATGAACGAACAAACATTTTACAAAAAAATCAAATTAAAGACAAATATTGCAGATTCTTCACAAGCTAAGACACTTTGCCATTAACTGTAGTCACTTCCTATGCCGCTGAGGCAGCCGAGTACTGGATAAATTCATCTTCCGGATCGTCTTCGGCACTTAATAAATTCAGGGAGTGATGCAGATCCATTGAAATCATTGCCACATTATAATGTCGGTAGATCCCTGTTGAAGGATACAGTAATTTATTAGGCTGACGGCTAAATCCATATTGAGTATAAAAGGAGATAGCACTCGTATTCAGATCCTCTACCTCTACCTTCATACTATGAATGCCAGCTTCCAGCGCTTTCTCGACACAGGTCTTCAATAGTAGGCCTTCAAAGCCTTTTTCTGTTTGGTTTTCATTAACAAATAATCCAGAGAGAAACGCGCGCTCTGTTAGAATTGCCAGTTTTGCATAGCCCAGCAATTCATTTTCATTGAATAAACCAAAATAACTAATCTGAGGATTTTCAAAATCTATATCACCATTAATAATCTTTAGAAATTCTTTCTTCAGGCTTTCATCCTCACAGCGGAAGTCAACAAACCGGCAATACCAGTCGCGTTTCAATATAGCGATAAGTTCAGGTACATCCTCAAGGGTTAATTGTCTGATATGAATCATACTGCTTACTTTTAAATTGTGTTGGAATCACTATACTGCAGCACCCATGAAATTCAAGAAAAACAATTGATACCGATATAAATCCTGAACATCTTTAGTTCATTGTTCGTTCTTCACCACAACCTCCCTCGTCTCATTAGACTTAAACATTTTCAGGAGATTATTAGCAGCTGAGTTGTCATGATCCGACCGGACAAATTTGCCACTAACATGGTGGAAACCGGACACTGAAATTTTACCTGCTTTCATCAGCCTAGCTAGTTCCTGTGCCCTGAACTTCCGCCTGTCGTCAAGTTCGAAAATAACAAAACGCCGCAAGCGGTGAGAGTATTCCGCGGAGCGCATTCTGGCTCTCATCGACGTGATGATTACCTGTGCGAAAAGAACAATATTGCCCTCCACCACCAGGGCAGAGTCCGGCGTGCCATCCACTCTTAATTCGCCAGCCGGGGTCGAATCATCAAGCGAGTCAGCCAGTAGACTGAGCTGGGCGCCTAATGCTGCAGCCAGGCTGTCGCGAAGTACATTTGGCGCATTATCCAGTTCTACAGCACTGTTCCATACCTTTTGTACCAAAGTCGCCCACAGCAAGATGCCTAGCGCGGTCAAACTTCCTACTCCTGTAAAAAGCAGTGCGGAGGCGCCAATAGTAAGTACCCACCTTAACGCCCCATAGAAAATTTCATCACTGTCATCAACATCAACCTCAATACCAGAGGTATCCATCGTCATACCGGTTGTGCCACGAATCAATAAGGGAATAGCAACACCATTGAAATCAATATCCACATCGGGGGCTATATCAATAAGCGGCGTATCGATGTCCCTTACCACATGCCCGATAATTTGAATTCCATTATCGGCCATCGACATGGTTAAAGAAGTGATTTCGGCACCATCAATCTCCTGCCCTACTTTTGCAGCTGCACCTCGCGCTAAAACCATATCAAGAAAAAGTCTATTATATGCAACAGCCAACCCTGTGCGCGGTGCAACAAAACTTTCTGTTATTGATAAAGCGGGGTTTGTGCCTGGAGGGCTTGCTGATATTACAAAAGCATCGACACTGTCAGAGCCAGACGGAGTTAGCGTGAGCCCAACACTCCACTCCGAAGGTTCAGGCGGGTTAGCGGTATCGGCGAACCGGGTATCATTTAATCCCTGTACAAGACTATCCGCTATCGGCAGCCTGGTATTTGAAAGCACATCCATAATAGCGGGACTATTCATAAAATTATCAATATCATTGGCAATTTCTGCGGGTGAAGGCGTTCCGTCTACGCCATCATAGCGAAAACCGACTTCTGCAACGGGATCAGCATCGATTAAAATTATTGTTAATTTGACTGCCGCTTCCAGAGGAAGAACCAGGGGCTGTGCATTGGGATCAGCCGCCGGACGTATCTCAATTGTCCCTGAAATACGCAAGATACTGCGGGGGGCATCAGGCCCCTGCTTTATCATTACAAATTCAAATGGATTAAACAGAACAATAATATGGGAAGGCTGACCGCCAATATCCCGATCGAACTCCAGGCGATCTGGAAACCGGCCAAGCCGGGTTAATTCGCGAAGGAAATCAGTGACAACCTCAAAGGAAATTCCAACCGCAGCATCTGCGTCTCCCAGATCAACATTCATCATAGACCTCCATGTTTTATGATTCATGCTACGCGTCTTCTTGAATTATAGCTTTTCCCAGAATTTATGCATTCTGCTTCTTAATGAAGACTTAAGTTTTCTTGTATAGAATCTGCAAACAATTGCACTTTAGTACAATATCCTCAGAAAAATATATTAATTAAACTCGCAGGCACAGGACGAGACAATAGATCAGGGAGATTAATAAGAAGAAATTAGCGGGACTTCTATGCAGATTTATGTTTCAAAATTACAAAACCGACCAGCCCGTTTATGGGTTAAACTGTCCCTCGCTATTTGTCTTGCTTTTTGTTTGTTTAGTCTTCCCACTCCATTTAAATCAGTTCAGATCCTGTCATTCTATTCAGGCACTGAAGAACAACTCTTCCTGCTTATATCCATTGTGGCTCTTTTTCTTACCGGCCTTGGCTTAATTTCGGAATATACCCTATCGGCCATTACCTGCATCTCAGCATTGTTCATATCAGAAAAATCGCAATACTTAGTTATTTCCGGTTTTACCAGTGCAAACATTTATATTGTCTTGTCTTTTTTTATTATTGCCTGTGTCATTCAGAAATCCCAGATGTTTCAAAGGATGATCCTCTGGCTGCTATTGAAATTTGCATATAAGCCGCCATGCCTCGAAAAATTATTATTTTTTATTGGGGTAATAATGACGCCTGTTCTGTCTGTACAAAGTACTCGTGTCTCAATTATTGCACCGGTGCTGGATAATATTGTTTCAATTAGCGGCTATAAGCCCCAGGGTAAAGCCGCCAATGCGATGGCTAACGCGGCTTTTACCGGCTGTGTTTTATTGTCAACCATTTTTCTCACCGGTAAATCAAGCAATTATCTTTTATTTAGCGCAATGCCCCCCTCAAATAGTTTGTCGAAAGCCTGGCTTCTCTGGCTTGGTTTCGCTGCATTTCCGGGAATCCTACTCGTTACCAGCTTTTTCATAATACATTCAGTTGCTTATAAAACCAAAGAGTCATCAGAAATTACAAGGTTTAGCCTGTTAAAAACATGCTCTAAGCTGGGACCTGTATCCCAAAAAGAATACGCAGCGATTATTTCGGTTGTTGTTTTGATTGGGAGCTTATTATTAAGAGAACTATTACCAATACATCCCATCTTCATTGCGCTGCTGACTGCATTGATACCCGTCTCATTTGGCCTGTTAAAAATGAGCGATTTTACAAGTCATATCAATTGGAAATTCATATGCTATCTGGGAACCATGATTGGTATTATGAAATGTATAAGCGGTATGACCGCCCCTTTGTGGTTTACCCGACTACACTTGCTATTTAATCCAGTTACAGAAAACATTTACCTGTTTATTTTCCTGCTGTTTATTCTCAGCTGGCTGCTCTGTATTGTCTTCGGCACTATGATTGCGCCTGGCATTGCTTTCACACTGCTGGCTCCCATACTGACAAGCGGCGGGGTTAATCAATGGGTTATTGCATTTGTCATTCTGATGGCTACTGAATCCTGGATATTTCCTTATCAGTCCAGCTATTTTCTTTGCTTTAAAAAGTTGCTGGATAATCAGCAGAATTTCAAACTAAAACCTTTGCTGGTAACGAATGCCTTAATGGCTGTGGCTAAATTGGCAGTGATCTATGCCTCTATCCCTTATTGGAAGTATTTAGGCTTATTGTAAACAGGAATAGCCTTGTGCATCATCTCGAAGCCTGCAAAATAGATTGATTAATCAATTTTTTCCGTAAGTAAAGGTTCCAGCCTTGCCAGAACTAGCCCCAGTTGAAATTGATTTCTACAATCCATTTTTTTACGCACTTGTCCAACATGCGCTTTCACGGTCCGCAAGCTAAGCGACAAAATTTCTGCTATTTCCTGCTGTGTCTTTCCTTTGGCAAGCCAGCACATGCATTCGTATTCACGAAAGGTAAGATAAGATTCCGTTCCAGGAACAGCAACACGGTCAGGGACAGGCAGGGATAACCTCTCTTTTTTATAAGCCATATCCTCCTGAAATCCCGCGCCCTGTTTCTGGAGAGATAAAGATAACTCATAAGCCTTTTTCAAATCGCAGGTTTCAACCTGGGCATGAAAATAAAGTAGAAACTGTTTTAGAAAGTCAAGCTTCTCCAGATACTGGCCATTAATCCCGCTATTTCCAAACTCGGTGGCAAAATTATAAGCATCTATAACGCCATTCACTGAACGCAGAATCGTAAAGGAATGCCCAAATCCATATTCATTAAATGCTTTTTGCAAGGCTCTAGTCCGTCCAGTCAGCGATTGCAAATCGCGGATAAAATACTGCTCTGCAGCAGATGGAACAATGCGGTGTACATCAAAATCGAAATAAGCATTGTCAAGATAATGCGATACAAATTCTGGATTTAATGAAATAAACGAAAACTGCTTTTCCCTGCTCACTCTTACATGCGAAAAATGGTTAATACCCATGGCTTTAAGAGGCTCACATAGTTGGTGAACCTCCGGAGCATGAATGAAACTGGGATGTTCGCGATAGATTTTTTTAAGATGCATAACCGGTCTCATCAAAAAAGAAGTAGTCAATATATCTCGATTGACTCCCACTACAAACGACTCCTTCCTGAAAAAGCGACATAGCTTTCTTCAGACTGTGCAGGGTGAGGGGAAAGTCGGCCATCAGATGCAAGCGTTCCAAGATAGGATTCTGTAACGCCACATACCTGAGACAATTTACTAAGCCAGCTTTTATAAACCACTTCATCCACATCAAAAATCAAAGGCAGGGAGGCATTTGTCCTGGCATGCAGAAATTCATTTAGCAAATAGTTATATTCATCCAGACGAACATTTTCACAAGCTGGCGTTGCCCTTGACTGTACAGGCGGCACTGACGACCCATCTGCTTCAACGACGTTGCCAAATAAACCGGCAATAAACTTTATCAAACCATCCGGATGGTGATATTTTGTAGACACCCGTGCTTCTTTAGGTATGAGTAAATAGGCAATACCAGGTCGCCCAAAACGCCCGTAAAATTTTAAAGGCACTTTTTGTGAGTCACTGATTTTTTTTGCCGCCAACACAATTTTAAATGAAGAGCTTAATAAATTATATCTTGCAGCCTCATTATCACAGGCTGCAATAGAAGCATAAATAACATTGAAATGCCCAAAGCGGGGATGATTAACCGTTTTAAATTTAAAGCAACAAAAAGCCACCGCTTCATTGGCCTTGTCGAAAAAAATATCAAACAAATAATGCGGATCGCTTAGCACTTTTGATTTGAAAAAATCCTGCACTTTTTCAAATGATCCGGAATCTCCCGGCAATTCAAATTGGCGGGCGAAAATAGCGGCCAATGCATTTTGTTCTTTCGGATTCAACTCGTTAGTTGACTTGAATAATGAATAAAAGCGTTTATTGGAATCATTCTTTATATAGAAGATAAGCGAAGACGTTTCTTTTCCAAAGAATGAAAGTTTTTGGAGGCTTACCTCTCGCTCCGAGAGTTTCTTTTGCTTTAAAGCAATGCCTCGATTGTGCGCTGTAAACCGTTTTTGAACCTCTTCTGGCATCTCCGGATCATAAGGGCCTTCCTGAACGGGGGTGTCTCGATGCTTTAAAATAAGATCAAGCAACGTTAAATCATAGCGATGACCAGTAGCAATATAGTCAAGTAAATTCTGGTTAAAAGTATCCTGGCTGAGAGAATGCTGATACATGAGCAGGATCTGTAATTTATTCTCGACTCCAGAGTTCCAGGAAAAAGTAAATTTCGGATCCAGATAATAGTGGAGCAATAACGCGGTCATCTCACGAGAGGGCGAACCATCCAGCAGGCTATAGTACCAACCATCTGCGCCTCCTAATGGAACGATGATATCGCTTCCAATTCCTTTCTCGAAAAACAGTTTAACCGTGTCAAGCTGGTTAGCGGCTACGGCCAATAATAAAGGTGTATAGCCCCAGGGATCCTGCGCTTCATAACTTAGCAAATTGCTTTTAATCAAGGGATCAAGCCGAAAGTCATCCCGGGCGGAATAATGGCGGAGAGGCTTGCATGAATACACATGAGAATTGTCACCATCCAATCCGGGCGCAAGCCTGGTTTGGATAGCGCCAGGGAATTGCATTTCTCTTTCCACATTCAGAACGTCCAGATAAATTATGGAACCTGTTTGCAATATCAGACAAGCAGTGTACACCTGAAAAATCTTTTCATTTTTTGTTCTACAGCGCCTTCTATATTCAGCCGTCGCTTCTGATAAAACTTGAATATCCAGTGCTTTTCGAAGACGAAAGGCGTCCCATAATTCTCGAAGATGCTCGCCATTATTTTCCGATCGAATGTAGTGTTCTACCCGTGTCTCCAGATCCTGTAAGGACTCGGCATCAGTCACCAGATATTTTATATAAAACTCCAAACGCTCAGGAATTGAATTAAGCCGTTTAATTGAAAGAATATGGGCTTCATGATGCCGTGCCTGCGCTAATAAAATATTCTTGATAACCTGGCGATAATTCTCTAAATCAGCTTTCTCTTCAACAAAAGAATCGACGTTCTTTATTTGCCCCGCGATTGCCTGCTGATGTAACTTGCTGCGACTAGAACCTGATCCAGATCGTCCCTCGGAAAAAATCTGAGATTCCTTCAAGAAAATATCTATTTTTTTTTGCTTTCTTTCCACGTCAATGATCTGGGTTTTCTCTATGTGAACCATACCATTAGCCGCTTCTATAAAGCGCTGTGAAGCCCATTGGCTGGATTTTGGCAGTGCCCGCCATGTGTTAAAAATTTGAGCACAGATAAAAGAGTTGAGGCAAGTCTTGGCTAGCTCAATCGGCAGAATCCCCCGGGGACAGCGTTGGAAGATTGACATCGGGCTTACTTCAAGCAACTGCGCTACTTTTTCCTCGTTTTGTTCCAGAATAGCCAAATGAAGATCTGGCAAATGGTCTGGAAAAGAAAGTATGTCAGCAGGATGAAAACTGGAGATTTTTGTTTGAGGCTGGTAATCTGAAATGCCATTTGGATAGCCCGTAAACAGCCGTGGTTCTTCAACCATGGGAATATTCTCATCGATATACCAGTCGCATTGTGAATTGACTTGCTGCTCAATGCCTTGCCAAAGCGCAGTAATCGGCTGGCTGAATGCACCCAGAGATTGTATCCCAACCATAAAGCATTTTAATCGCTGAACGTCCGCTTCATTATCGCAACGAACCTGTAGTGATGCGCGGGCACGGGGATCGGCGCCTGCCCTCGGTGCGAATTGAAAAGAATGCTGATTGACCAGAGCCTCGTTATGCAATTGCTCTATCGAGACTAGCGAATCGAATCCGCTAAGTGCTCTGCAGAGCTTCAAACTGGTACCAGGCCGGGGAATAGCCATTAGTGATAATACCTGATTGGGATGAAGTCCTATCAAAAGCCT encodes:
- a CDS encoding IS4 family transposase encodes the protein MEWVEDELGCVNIGDERLNRRAKTLLKRLGANPSASIPESCKGWQETEAAYRFFENDLVTSKKIIKPHRQATLNRIKGHPVVLLLQDTTTLNYSGQKEREDLGPLQQDNVRGIFLHPTLAVTPNRDCLGIIDYEQWSRKPLAHRSAKERKAERCSKAIKDKESYRWVRGYKKASCLAKFMPDTQFIYIADREGDIYDIYHEANTAFAKGSADWVIRATFDRAILDENHPKKSTKLKANVKASTGVGQVTFTTSSFGSRKKREVTQTIYAKEVTLRPPREKAKEGFTPVQLTAIIATETNPPPGEKAIEWTLLTSIPIPNLEAALKVIHWYLCRWQIEIFFKILKSGCTIEKLQLSNKQRFDPCLALYLIVAWRILFMTMIGRASPSLSSECLFETIEWQTAYIMIYEKPPPHEPPTLKEMLGIIAQLGGFLGRKHDREPGPAVIWKGLRKLYNCINAREVFTRAFGHTYG
- a CDS encoding GNAT family N-acetyltransferase, with protein sequence MIHIRQLTLEDVPELIAILKRDWYCRFVDFRCEDESLKKEFLKIINGDIDFENPQISYFGLFNENELLGYAKLAILTERAFLSGLFVNENQTEKGFEGLLLKTCVEKALEAGIHSMKVEVEDLNTSAISFYTQYGFSRQPNKLLYPSTGIYRHYNVAMISMDLHHSLNLLSAEDDPEDEFIQYSAASAA
- a CDS encoding SLC13 family permease; translated protein: MQIYVSKLQNRPARLWVKLSLAICLAFCLFSLPTPFKSVQILSFYSGTEEQLFLLISIVALFLTGLGLISEYTLSAITCISALFISEKSQYLVISGFTSANIYIVLSFFIIACVIQKSQMFQRMILWLLLKFAYKPPCLEKLLFFIGVIMTPVLSVQSTRVSIIAPVLDNIVSISGYKPQGKAANAMANAAFTGCVLLSTIFLTGKSSNYLLFSAMPPSNSLSKAWLLWLGFAAFPGILLVTSFFIIHSVAYKTKESSEITRFSLLKTCSKLGPVSQKEYAAIISVVVLIGSLLLRELLPIHPIFIALLTALIPVSFGLLKMSDFTSHINWKFICYLGTMIGIMKCISGMTAPLWFTRLHLLFNPVTENIYLFIFLLFILSWLLCIVFGTMIAPGIAFTLLAPILTSGGVNQWVIAFVILMATESWIFPYQSSYFLCFKKLLDNQQNFKLKPLLVTNALMAVAKLAVIYASIPYWKYLGLL
- a CDS encoding helix-turn-helix transcriptional regulator, producing the protein MHLKKIYREHPSFIHAPEVHQLCEPLKAMGINHFSHVRVSREKQFSFISLNPEFVSHYLDNAYFDFDVHRIVPSAAEQYFIRDLQSLTGRTRALQKAFNEYGFGHSFTILRSVNGVIDAYNFATEFGNSGINGQYLEKLDFLKQFLLYFHAQVETCDLKKAYELSLSLQKQGAGFQEDMAYKKERLSLPVPDRVAVPGTESYLTFREYECMCWLAKGKTQQEIAEILSLSLRTVKAHVGQVRKKMDCRNQFQLGLVLARLEPLLTEKID